Below is a window of Equus quagga isolate Etosha38 chromosome 1, UCLA_HA_Equagga_1.0, whole genome shotgun sequence DNA.
TGCATCATGTGTGGTACTGCAGCTACggagaggtgagaggatgggggGAGTTGCAATTGAGGAGGGGAAGGGCCTTCTGGTTTTCCTATTTTAGGCTTTTGATTTCTCAAGATTGTTGAAGTCTGGGGCTGGCACATAAGAACCCAGCAGAGATATGAGGACACTCtgagagtaaaaggaaaaactgagagTGGCGACAACAAGGGACATTAGTGTGAAAGTTGTGATGGGCATCGTGGGTGCAGGGCTGTGTCTCGTGTTCCCTTTCTGCATTCTCCCACACTACCTTAAGCTCAGCATGGTGGTGGGACAGAAGGTAACACTGGACACTGATGGATATGATATGAGAAAATATGGCTCTCTTGTCAAGTTAAGACATATATTCTGGGGACAggtgttattttccattttccaagtgAACTGAGTTTTTGTCTGCAGGTGAAGTCAGAGGTTTGATCTCTGTGTTTTGTGATACACAGGACATGACACAACACTTGGTAAGAGAGGACTCAGATTCTGTGTTATGGATATTTAGTGTGCAGTCCTTTCAAAAAAGGTAGAAACAATGTGCAAATGTGGACACACCTGTATAGTTTGAAGGATCTCCTCTTGACCCCTCTGGATTCAAGTTTGCCCTCTCAGTCCATGATGCTGACTCCAGGAGCACAGTATCTGGATTCCTGAGGATGGCCAGCCAGGCCAGCTCACAGTTTAGATTTGGGTTGGCCGTCTGAGCTTCCCTTGCCTCTTCTTATTCACAGGCAGACCTACCGTACTGCTTCTTACCCACTTCAGAGAAGAACGGCAGTGGGCTCTGTGCAGTGAATCCTGAAGAGAGTCAATGACTTTCTCAGTCACCCCCGCCAGTCAGACACAGTGGCCTTCCAGAGTGCCGAAAGGCCTGGGGTCGAGTCAGCTCTCGGATCAACTGGGAGTCTAAGGTTGGGCAGTTGAGGGACTAAGCTGCCGTGTGTGAAATATGGGTAAAGCCAGGAACCAAGCACCTGGACTTCTCCAGAGCCCAGAAGAGATGGGCTGTGTACAGAAAGATTTGCTAAGGGGGTAAATTCTATGTCGTGCTCTTATtacacataataaatatatttaatattattaatcattaataaataatttgaataaaattagtGGAAAAAATAGGTGAAGTAAAACTTTGGAGAGAACAGAAATGTTATGGCATAGAATGTGGTCATGGTTCTCAGACGTATACTTACCTCTAAACTCATTAAGTTGTATGCATtcaatatgtacagctttttggtCTGTCAATCATACCCTCAtccctcaataaagtggtttaaaataataacaataataaagacCCTCCCATGACTACAGATGAGTGCTCCCTCAcgaatgattttaattttagagcTGAAGGGAAGAATGCTTCTACATGGATAAATAGGTTCTGCCCTTTACTGCATCTGTATTCTTGTTTTGccttgaattttccatttatatgtagCATTGGCATTGGCCGTGTGTAAGGATAACCTTTAGTCCACAGGGGTTGAGTTTCACAGAACCACAGCAGTTCTCCAAAGACATGAACTTCACCTGCAGAACTTCCACTCAAGGAGTGGCCCTGTGACGTCAACTATTTGTCATGTGACCAGAAATTGACTTTCGGGTACTGTGACATTGGGATTAGCTTGGACTTCGGGTTGTGTTCCTTGTTTACAAAATGTGCTTTTGTGCTTACTCAagaaatcttttgaaatattttatacacgGGATGTGTTAAAATATGTCCGTCCTGTACGTGTATTCTACAGGGTGGACGGCAGAGGTCTCAGGCTGATTGGTCTCTCCAGGAGGCACCTTTTCTCTGAGACCTTCCTTCACCCTCTGTTTTCGGTGTCACTGAGTTCCCAGCCATTGCTACTTGGTTTGATACTTTTCACTTTATTCTCCGTGAGCCAATCATACTTTTGGTACATTTAGAGAATGAGTGATAGCCTGCAAAGGCTCATTAATATCCTTTCACTGCAGAGCATATAATTGAAAAGATGTTGTTGAGTTTCCTGTGCTATCCTCATTTCTGTGTCCTGAAAATGTGTTTGCTGCTTAAGCTTCTTGCATTTTATAGAACACTTGTGTTCTTCCAATAAAATTTACttgttccagaaggaaaaaaaaatctaagcataATATTTCTAGTTAATAATATTCAGGCTTCAGGAAGTAAGAGGCTTATTGCATAATATCCTCTCACAAGGCTCAAGAgaatttctagaagttttaaatGTGGTattaataaagaaattctttattCTAACTCTGTATTGCAATATGGAAGATAGAggaatcatttgcatttctaaatgtTCAATAATATATAATTTGTTGTGTGTAGATAAATATTTGGAAGCTTAACTCACTCTTACGTTACTCAAGAGTACCTATGATTTCATGCACCATAGGCACAATGAGAAAGATTGGGATAAATTTAATCATTGAAACCTACTGTTGATATCTCCAATTATATTGTTACACTCATCATTATTCTCACAAGGTAATTGCGAGAAACCAGGGAAAGTATCTGGTACACTCCATGGCAATTAGGCATTCCCAACTTTTATACATTTACATTCCTACTGGCCTACAAACATCAACTAAGGAAACAATGCAGAATTTGTTCAAATGTTTCACTTTgataataaatttatgaataAACTTTAGAACAATATTTACAATTAATGTCTATCGTATCAATGTAATAATCTCTTTCCTTCTCGAAAGTCTCCCAGTTGGAATAATTTACATAGTAACTAACTACCTTCTACTCCTTAGCACCGGAGGTTTTTAGGTTTACTAtacataatttttcttgttttataccTGGTAATTGTGCGCTACTGCATACAATGTCCTTGAACATCATATGCGCTCATTAAAACTTCATTAACTCTTGAAAGATGGATTGGGAAGTTGTCATAGATGTGATATGCAATAAAGTGTTACTTAAAGTAGACTAttgtgggaaatttttaaataagtaaatttaaggGATTGTTATTTAAATGTGCCTTACTCAATTTAAAATGTTGAGCTCAAATCCATTTTGAAGGAAGACCAACAGTTGAACATCACAAATAGGAATTTatatgctcatttatttatttcaatatgtaattcATGACATAAAATCCTTATAAATAACATCTCCTGTGTCTATACActccaacaaacaaacaaacatacaaatcCTACCTCTATAATCTGGTAATCTAAGGCACacttcataaaaggaaaatttaatgtAGAGATCAAGTCAATGAATCAGATTCTCACTAAGATTTAGatgcttcttttttctatttttttaaaataaaagctgaatGCCTTCTAGAAATGGCATAAAGTAGCATGATAGGAGTTTGTATGAATTAATGCTACTTTCCACGGTGCTTAATTCACAGTTAGGGAAAAGCAGATATCCTGTAAGAATCTGACTTAAAGCAAAACACTTCATTTCACATCCACTACTGCAACTTCCTTCAAAAAAGCACATCACACACACGTAACCTCTGCCAGAAATGTCCAATTAGCGTGACAGTGAAAATAAGTTGCCATACAGTACATGGTTTCCAGAAGCCTGTGGTCTTTTAATTGAAGACGTGATTAATAGGAACACAAGTTGCTTTTGCAATACCCTCCATAAAGATATGACTATTTGCTGAAAGCCACTTAAACAGTATAAAGGgcatatacatttaataaaagcTCACTGATGAGAACACACAATGAAACCCTCATGGACACAAATtgcttttacatttctaaataacctcAGTACCAGCAAGTACAACAAAgaatagaatttttcaaaatattttgactgAGTCAGGAGcaggatttaatttatttttttaacagcattctttttctcatttcagaaaTCTGATGCAAAAAGGGATTACTTAACAAGGGTAGTTAAAATTGCTGATTTTCTAATGTTCAGAATGATGTTTACAGTTTATCAAGTTTCCAatcatcattttctcctttgtttctcaaattcaggtcagagagacacagacaaaagaaatgactttaaaaatgttaaaaaataaaaatctatagcaagaacatttcattttgaaagtcaTTGCCTTTTTATTATGGGATCTTGattaatattaaatgtaaaacaattcTTAAGGCCACAGTTTATATGTGCTGGAAACAAACGTGAGATACACAGACTCATACATTCACACTAGCAATGAAAAAGTCACTGTTACATTATACAGGAAATCTCGAGTATTTATACGTAGAACGATAAGAACTGTAGAGGTACATTGACCTCTACAGGGGTAAGTAATTCAGTGGTTCTCTGTTTAAAATCTCGACTGTATTCCTCTTGCCATATGTGTTGGATCCCACATTGGTAGGTGAGAGAATGGCACCAAGATTGTTGCTAGAATGAACTAAAAAATTTGCCAGGCGCTGAGTCACACACGTGGCAGTGTCACATTTCCGTTTTTCCATCTGATGACTGGTAACATTGAACAAACAAGAAAGGTTAGAGACTTAGACTCAGAATTGGACATAGCTAGGTGACACCAAATAGCTCATATtgatgaaaactaaaagaaacattttcacatAAGTAACTCAATGTTTCGGTTTGGAAACAGCTGGATGATTGAGATTTTTTTGACACTTTGAAGATGGAGTAGAATCAATTTTTGACTAGGAAATTGTGTAACAAACCTTCTTTTACAGTCAATGTCGGATTTCTCAGTATGCTCTTTTCTTTGGAAAGTCAGAATATGTCCcagataatgataataaaaaagagTCTTTGTCTTATATTCTTCTAAATCTTGTCAACAAATCTATTTCCTGATATATTAAAAGGATTtacaatgtaaaatttatatgcaacCTGGAGtatgtggaattaaaaatatatatgttcattTCCCACACCTTTCCAACAAGAATTAAGCAGtgtaagttaatttttgttaagAATTAAGCAGTGTAAGTTAATTTCTGTTAAGTTCCTTGAGATCATTGAATCAGGAGTGTTAAGAGAGAAATGTCAGGTATTACAAAGTCTCAAGGGGAAGACAATTTATCATCTGTTCAGGCACTCTTGACTATTGTAGTGTGAGTTCCATTATTCTTAGCATAAATACATGAACATTGCCATCTTCCTGCCACCTACTTCATTCTTATGCTGTTAACAATTTTAATGACAGGTCTCGGTTAAATGTTAAAACTATAGGATTTTTTGTGTCAATACTATGAATATTCACTATATTCTTTCAGCTGCCTGAAACAATTGCCTGGTAATAGTAGAGGTAAGTCAGAAATGATAACTATgattaaataattcatttgaattttaacttCTGTGTCTATTTGCAGAGTTAATTTTTATCAACTCTATACTTTTGTATCACCTTTTGTTTCAATGTGCTTTCAAAATGGTATtggaaataaatacagaataataACACTGCTTCCTTTttgcagaaaaaagaagagggaaagatagGGAAATGCTTTAGTTTTCAGCtctatagaaatcaaaatattggTGAAACTCAAGGTAAGTGTAAAGTGGAAAAGCGGAATAGGCACATCCAGAAGCCAGTGAATGTACATAATTTTGGGCAAAATGCAATGGATTTTATTTCAATGTGTTTCCTTTGTGTGGGGAGTACTTCATTATCTGTATCTCTGGCTAGAGATagcctgagagaaaatatttttaaatcacaggTGAAACTTTAGGGTTTTTACTTTCGTATTTCCTCCCAAATACACAAAATTCTTCTTACAGCATCAAGTGAACTGGATATCTGTTGATTATAATTATATGTTGACCAACCAATattcaggcaaaggaaaccaacttTGGTACCTAATTACCCGGGCTATATATCAATATTCATATTATCTGCTCAGTTATTTCTCCTTGCCTGTGTACTAAGCATGGCCAATGTGCCTTTCCAAAGAATGATTTCATGCTTTTCAGAAGTGAACCAGTAATTCATACATTGGACATTAAACTCTAAAAGATGATAAACTTTTCCTGAAAAACAGCAGGTATTGGAATTTGACCCAAACACTTCAAACTAATAAATTGaaagctataaagaaaattatgGGTCAAATTGGGAAGGTTCCAAGGGATATCTGTCCCAAGATATGTGTGGCAAATGCCTGGAGCAGAGTGTGAAATATCCCATGTGCTAAACGTCTGAGTGGTACTTTGATAACTGGTCTCAAGGTCTGTAATaggatttaaaattattctaactAAAATGTTACCTTATCTGGGTTAGCTACAGGGCCATCATCCTACTTAAAGGAAATATTAAGAGCTTTTATGTGGTTGGTTTCGTAACTGTGAAACTGCTTTCCCAAACAAgattttcatgtaaatagaatagTCAGGATGTATAAGATTCCACCCAAAACTATCAAGATAGAAAAAGATCGTTGAAATAATTAGTGAAAGACATCATACCCCTGCTTTCAGACATTTTTTCTCATTGACTATCCAGGCAGACAAGGTCAACCTGCCTATCATCCAGTAATAAACACTAGTGTAAAGCCACTGACCAGTTACACAGATGCACTAATTCTTGACTTTGAGTTTAAACAGTGATGACTAGAGGCCAAACTATAACTCTTAAAttgtctctctttaaaaatatctgtttcaaaggttttaaaaatagtttaaaaatatgtccCTACTCCCAGCTCTTGATATTCATCAGTGGAAGTGTATAAGTTGCTACAGGGAGCTCCTAGTGACTA
It encodes the following:
- the IAPP gene encoding islet amyloid polypeptide, which codes for MCILKLPVVLIVLSVTLNHLKATPIESHQMEKRKCDTATCVTQRLANFLVHSSNNLGAILSPTNVGSNTYGKRNTVEILNREPLNYLPL